From one Microcoleus sp. bin38.metabat.b11b12b14.051 genomic stretch:
- a CDS encoding DUF4079 domain-containing protein, protein MNLPSFLWLWKIAAWSMGVSLLAYVLLAVTGTWMFAARSTKQQRPKWLRPFHLGTGAGMATLVILLLGIGVVGTLGEYGNLGHSAHLPAGLAVVALVLVSVGSGLQIGPKHPWARPVHIGTNLALCGGFVVVLLTGWTIVQKYLPKV, encoded by the coding sequence ATGAATTTGCCTTCTTTCTTGTGGTTGTGGAAAATAGCGGCTTGGTCAATGGGTGTTTCCCTGCTAGCTTACGTGTTGCTGGCCGTTACTGGAACGTGGATGTTTGCCGCCCGCAGTACCAAACAGCAGCGCCCAAAATGGCTGCGTCCCTTTCATTTGGGGACTGGCGCGGGGATGGCGACTTTGGTAATTTTGCTGTTAGGAATTGGCGTAGTCGGTACGCTGGGAGAATACGGGAATTTGGGTCACTCAGCTCATTTACCTGCGGGGTTAGCTGTTGTGGCGCTGGTGTTGGTTTCTGTGGGTAGCGGGCTGCAAATTGGCCCGAAACATCCTTGGGCGCGTCCGGTACACATTGGGACTAATTTGGCTTTGTGTGGGGGATTTGTCGTTGTGTTACTTACGGGATGGACGATTGTACAAAAGTATTTACCGAAAGTTTAA
- a CDS encoding alpha/beta hydrolase, whose product MPASFLPKSIAQLTESTSISLAQSIQVEAITTPLNQQPITTTYVRQGSGNTPILLIHGFDSSVFEYRRLLPLLAEKNETWAVDLLGFGFTERVAGLPLSATAIGTHLYYFWKTLISQPVILVGASMGGAAAIDFTLNHPEAVKKLVLIDSAGFAVTSNKGKFLIPPLGYLATSFLRNPKIRQKISVNAYFDATLASVDAQTCAALHLEMPNWNQALIAFTKSGGYGGFGEKLSQIQQQTLILWGKQDRILGTADSQKFQSAIANSQLIWIPDCGHVPHLEKPQITAQHILDFIAKVAGS is encoded by the coding sequence ATGCCAGCAAGTTTTCTCCCAAAGTCGATCGCACAACTCACAGAATCTACCTCAATTTCCTTAGCCCAAAGCATTCAAGTAGAGGCAATTACCACTCCCCTAAATCAGCAGCCAATTACCACAACCTACGTCCGCCAAGGCAGCGGCAACACCCCGATTTTGCTAATTCACGGATTCGACAGTTCCGTATTTGAATACCGCCGCCTGTTGCCGCTGCTGGCCGAAAAAAATGAGACTTGGGCGGTTGATTTGTTGGGTTTCGGCTTTACAGAAAGAGTGGCGGGTTTGCCCTTGAGCGCGACGGCAATTGGCACTCACCTCTATTATTTCTGGAAAACCCTAATTTCGCAGCCTGTAATCTTAGTGGGCGCGTCGATGGGAGGTGCAGCAGCAATAGATTTCACTCTCAATCATCCCGAAGCGGTCAAAAAATTAGTCTTAATAGACAGTGCAGGTTTTGCGGTAACATCTAATAAAGGAAAATTTTTAATTCCTCCTTTAGGATATCTGGCAACTTCATTTTTGCGAAACCCAAAAATTCGCCAAAAAATTAGTGTCAATGCTTATTTTGACGCAACCTTGGCTTCTGTAGACGCTCAAACCTGCGCTGCTTTGCACTTAGAAATGCCCAACTGGAATCAAGCTTTAATTGCGTTTACCAAAAGTGGCGGCTACGGCGGTTTTGGGGAAAAACTATCGCAAATTCAGCAGCAAACCTTGATTTTGTGGGGAAAACAAGATAGAATATTGGGCACAGCGGATTCTCAGAAGTTTCAAAGTGCGATCGCAAATTCCCAACTAATTTGGATACCCGATTGCGGACACGTTCCCCACTTAGAAAAACCGCAGATTACCGCTCAACATATCTTAGATTTCATAGCTAAAGTAGCAGGCTCGTAG
- a CDS encoding FeoA family protein: MNQQYSQQNKESNPAQFGGFSFYSETPEVSETANNNTEAQPDSAQSKSFPLAMASIGEKLRIVKLKGSEGTVRRLIGMGFVSGIEVQIISNSGGSVIVAMGDNRIGLGAGMAQKIMCTN; this comes from the coding sequence ATGAACCAACAATACAGCCAACAGAACAAAGAGTCAAACCCTGCACAGTTCGGGGGTTTTTCCTTTTATAGCGAGACACCAGAAGTCTCGGAAACCGCAAACAATAACACAGAAGCTCAACCAGACTCAGCTCAGAGTAAATCGTTCCCGCTAGCAATGGCAAGCATCGGCGAGAAACTGCGGATAGTCAAACTCAAGGGTTCAGAAGGTACTGTGCGCCGCCTCATCGGTATGGGATTTGTCTCCGGCATCGAAGTTCAAATCATCAGCAATTCTGGTGGTTCGGTGATTGTGGCAATGGGCGACAATCGCATCGGTTTGGGGGCGGGTATGGCACAGAAAATTATGTGTACGAATTAA
- a CDS encoding FeoA family protein, with product MNEKKQLGDLAVGSTGKVVGYEKTARGYKGKLLAMGLTPGTEFTVTRHAPLGDPVEILVRGFKLSLRKDEAKTLFVEEVK from the coding sequence ATGAACGAGAAGAAACAACTGGGTGATTTAGCTGTTGGCAGCACCGGGAAAGTGGTTGGCTATGAGAAAACAGCCCGCGGTTACAAAGGTAAATTGTTAGCAATGGGATTGACGCCGGGAACTGAATTTACTGTCACTCGCCACGCACCTCTAGGAGATCCCGTAGAGATCCTAGTGCGGGGCTTCAAGCTCAGTTTACGCAAAGATGAAGCAAAAACTCTATTTGTAGAAGAAGTGAAATAA
- the feoB gene encoding Fe(2+) transporter permease subunit FeoB, whose protein sequence is MNKQIIGLVGNPNCGKTTLFNALTGANQRVGNWPGVTVERKEGKYTHDGLPITIVDLPGVYSLDAEDGDTGLDELVARDYLLSGEADVIINIVDASNIERNLYLSTQVLEMRVPMIVALNMMDVAKERDIKIDVGKLAERLGCMVVPMSASSNDGVPLLRDAVNKALQKPIVPSAYVAYPAAIEDAIAQLIPHIEKNSPNRTVDARWTALKLLEYQDEVAPELANTELEKIVVPHRRRVHETLDDDLDIIIADSRYTYIRSLTQGVAESSREIKTNISDKIDQIVLNRFLGIPVFLMVMYLMFTISINVGGVFIDFFDNFFGTIFVDGLAAVLESVKSPGWLIGLLAKGAGGGIQTTATFIPQIGMMFLCLSALEDSGYMARAAFVMDRLMRFVGLPGKSFVPMMVGFGCNIPGIMATRTLENKRDRTMTIMMNPFMSCSARLAVYALFCGAFFQVGGQNMVLGLYLLGILAAVLTGLILKNTILQGEAAPFVMELPPYHIPKLKGVLLRTWDRLQAFIKKAGIAIVIMVIVLGFMNSVGTDGSFGKENSKDSILSAVARTVTPVFTPMGITQENWPATVGLLTGVFAKEVMVGTLDSLYTELADEQKAATGAAPEKAEEFSFWGGMSKAYLSIPENLAKLPGQLFDPLGLSSANITDQKTAAEEQGISGSTYGQMSQRFGSNTAAFAYLLFVLLYFPCVSATAALYRETNLGWTIFAGAWTTGLAYWTSVLYYQVATYAEHPESSIIWVVRLAIAMALTLAGLRIAGATRPKRREVMN, encoded by the coding sequence ATGAATAAGCAGATTATTGGATTGGTGGGCAACCCTAACTGTGGAAAAACTACTTTATTTAATGCGTTGACAGGTGCTAATCAGCGAGTTGGTAACTGGCCGGGAGTAACCGTTGAACGCAAAGAGGGAAAATATACTCATGATGGTTTACCAATTACTATCGTTGACTTGCCGGGAGTTTATTCTCTTGATGCTGAAGACGGAGATACTGGACTCGATGAACTCGTAGCGCGAGATTATTTGCTATCTGGCGAAGCTGATGTAATTATTAATATTGTTGATGCTTCCAATATAGAGCGAAATTTGTATCTCAGCACCCAAGTCTTAGAGATGCGTGTGCCGATGATTGTAGCGCTAAATATGATGGATGTTGCCAAAGAAAGGGACATCAAAATTGATGTTGGCAAACTCGCAGAACGCCTCGGTTGTATGGTAGTGCCGATGAGTGCTTCGTCAAATGATGGAGTGCCACTGCTGCGGGATGCTGTGAATAAAGCGCTACAAAAGCCGATCGTACCATCTGCCTATGTCGCTTATCCGGCTGCGATCGAAGATGCGATCGCCCAACTCATCCCACACATCGAAAAAAACAGCCCAAATCGCACCGTAGATGCTCGCTGGACAGCCCTGAAACTCTTAGAATATCAGGATGAAGTCGCCCCCGAACTCGCCAATACAGAACTCGAAAAAATCGTGGTTCCGCACCGCCGACGAGTGCACGAAACCCTCGATGACGATTTGGATATTATCATTGCCGATAGTCGGTACACCTACATCCGCAGCCTCACCCAAGGAGTAGCCGAATCTTCCAGGGAAATCAAAACCAACATTTCCGACAAAATCGACCAAATTGTGCTTAACCGATTTTTAGGTATTCCCGTATTCTTGATGGTGATGTACTTAATGTTCACCATTTCGATTAACGTTGGGGGCGTGTTTATCGACTTCTTTGACAACTTTTTCGGGACAATTTTTGTAGACGGTTTAGCTGCTGTCTTAGAAAGCGTCAAATCCCCTGGATGGTTGATCGGACTGCTGGCAAAAGGTGCCGGCGGTGGCATTCAAACCACAGCTACTTTTATTCCCCAAATTGGGATGATGTTCTTGTGTTTGTCAGCCCTCGAAGACTCCGGCTACATGGCACGGGCAGCTTTTGTGATGGACAGATTAATGCGGTTTGTCGGACTTCCCGGCAAATCCTTTGTACCGATGATGGTAGGTTTTGGGTGCAATATTCCCGGAATTATGGCGACGCGGACTTTAGAAAATAAGCGCGATCGCACGATGACGATTATGATGAATCCATTCATGTCTTGTAGTGCGAGATTGGCAGTTTACGCCTTATTTTGCGGCGCATTCTTCCAAGTCGGCGGTCAAAATATGGTATTGGGACTTTATCTGTTAGGAATTTTAGCCGCAGTGCTCACCGGACTGATCTTAAAAAACACCATCCTGCAAGGAGAAGCTGCACCCTTTGTGATGGAACTGCCACCCTACCACATTCCCAAGCTCAAAGGCGTGCTGCTGCGGACTTGGGATAGATTGCAAGCTTTTATCAAAAAGGCCGGAATCGCGATCGTCATTATGGTAATTGTACTCGGATTCATGAACTCCGTGGGCACCGACGGTTCCTTCGGCAAAGAAAACAGCAAAGATTCAATTCTGAGCGCAGTTGCCCGCACAGTAACACCCGTATTTACCCCGATGGGAATCACCCAAGAAAACTGGCCTGCCACCGTCGGTTTACTAACAGGAGTATTTGCCAAAGAAGTCATGGTGGGAACCTTAGACTCACTCTATACCGAACTAGCAGACGAACAAAAAGCAGCAACAGGTGCAGCACCAGAAAAAGCAGAAGAATTTAGTTTTTGGGGCGGCATGAGCAAAGCATATCTCAGCATTCCAGAGAATCTCGCAAAACTTCCCGGTCAACTTTTTGACCCCCTCGGTTTAAGTTCCGCCAATATTACAGACCAAAAAACAGCAGCAGAAGAGCAAGGTATTTCAGGTAGCACCTACGGACAAATGTCGCAACGCTTTGGTTCCAACACTGCGGCTTTTGCCTATTTGCTGTTCGTATTACTGTACTTTCCTTGTGTCTCCGCAACGGCAGCGCTTTACCGCGAAACTAACTTAGGTTGGACAATATTTGCGGGTGCTTGGACTACTGGTTTAGCTTACTGGACTTCAGTGCTTTATTATCAAGTTGCGACATACGCAGAGCATCCAGAATCTTCAATTATCTGGGTAGTGAGACTGGCAATAGCTATGGCGCTGACTCTTGCGGGATTAAGAATAGCTGGTGCAACACGCCCCAAACGGCGCGAAGTCATGAATTAA
- a CDS encoding FeoC-like transcriptional regulator has translation MILSDIQQFIAENKRASLADLKLHFRMDGDALRGMLNRLIRKGRISKMAEAKKCGGCHSCSDDATEIYVWVNADKSLPVEEPVSANCH, from the coding sequence ATGATTTTAAGCGACATCCAACAGTTTATTGCTGAAAACAAAAGAGCATCTCTCGCCGATTTGAAACTCCATTTTCGGATGGACGGCGATGCTTTGCGCGGAATGCTCAACCGCCTCATCCGCAAAGGGCGCATCAGTAAAATGGCAGAAGCTAAGAAGTGCGGCGGATGTCACAGTTGCAGCGACGATGCTACGGAGATTTATGTGTGGGTAAATGCGGATAAATCCCTACCAGTAGAAGAACCAGTTTCTGCAAATTGCCATTAA